The following proteins come from a genomic window of Gottfriedia acidiceleris:
- the hutI gene encoding imidazolonepropionase: MDHGDGPIHGEDMSNLPVLENAEIAWKDGQIIYIGQMNEQKINANEVIDCQGKLVTPGLVDPHTHVVFGGSREHEVSLKLQGASYLEILEMGGGIHSTVGQTKLASHDDLKKKTIHHLNKMLSFGVTTVEAKSGYGLDEETELKQLRVAKELQAEHEIDLVSTFLGAHAVPKEYKGNEEAFLEKMLSLLDVIKEEELAEFVDVFAETGVFSVEQSREFLLKAKEQGFHVKIHADEIDPLGGTEMAAEIGAISADHLCGASEKGVEMLGKSNTIGVILPGTTFYLNKPEFAPARAMIENNVAVSLATDFNPGSCPTENLQLIMTIAMLKLKMTPEEIWNAVTINSSYAINRGDQAGKLKIGRKADVVIWNVPNYTYVPYHFGVNHVESVFKNGKLVVSRGEHDVAITS, from the coding sequence ATGGATCATGGTGATGGTCCAATTCATGGAGAAGACATGAGTAATCTTCCTGTTCTAGAAAATGCAGAAATTGCATGGAAAGATGGACAAATTATTTATATCGGACAAATGAACGAACAGAAAATTAATGCAAATGAAGTTATTGATTGCCAGGGAAAACTAGTCACTCCAGGTTTAGTTGACCCTCATACTCACGTGGTCTTTGGAGGATCACGTGAGCATGAAGTTAGTTTGAAATTACAAGGTGCTTCTTATTTAGAAATATTAGAAATGGGTGGCGGGATCCATTCTACTGTAGGTCAAACTAAATTAGCTTCTCATGACGATTTAAAAAAGAAAACGATTCATCACTTAAACAAAATGCTTTCATTCGGTGTAACAACAGTTGAAGCAAAAAGTGGTTATGGACTTGATGAAGAAACTGAATTAAAACAACTTCGAGTTGCGAAGGAATTACAAGCTGAGCATGAGATTGATTTAGTTTCAACTTTCTTAGGTGCGCATGCAGTACCTAAGGAGTATAAAGGGAATGAAGAAGCTTTCTTAGAAAAAATGCTTTCTTTATTAGATGTTATTAAAGAAGAAGAACTTGCTGAATTTGTAGATGTATTCGCTGAAACAGGTGTATTTTCAGTAGAACAATCAAGAGAATTTTTACTAAAAGCAAAAGAACAAGGCTTTCATGTTAAAATTCATGCAGATGAAATTGATCCTCTAGGTGGCACTGAAATGGCAGCTGAAATTGGCGCTATTTCTGCTGATCATCTATGTGGAGCATCTGAAAAAGGTGTAGAAATGCTTGGTAAGAGCAACACAATCGGTGTCATTTTACCGGGAACTACTTTCTATTTAAATAAACCTGAATTTGCACCTGCAAGAGCGATGATTGAAAATAACGTAGCAGTTTCTTTAGCAACTGATTTTAATCCAGGTAGCTGCCCAACTGAAAATTTACAATTAATCATGACAATCGCAATGCTAAAACTAAAAATGACACCTGAGGAAATTTGGAATGCTGTTACGATTAACTCATCATACGCAATTAATCGTGGAGACCAAGCTGGTAAACTAAAAATTGGTCGTAAGGCAGATGTCGTTATTTGGAATGTACCAAACTATACTTATGTACCTTACCATTTTGGTGTAAATCATGTAGAATCAGTATTTAAGAATGGTAAATTAGTAGTAAGTAGGGGTGAACACGATGTCGCTATCACATCTTAA
- the hutG gene encoding formimidoylglutamase: protein MSLSHLKKAGDAIFIDSKVTKANEIISTWNGIEASNFSIIGVPLSKTSISHSGASFAPASIRKMLSSYSTYHIEDQIDLKDYKVTDFGDITMHVTDFEESRNRIKSTISELLGQYKETMPIILGGDHGISFPSISAFAKERGTVGVIQFDAHHDLRNTEDGGRSNGTPFRSLIDEGILKGEHLVQIGIRNFSNSAPYTEFGVNNGVTIYSMRDVRELGISKIIKESINHLVDKVDAIYISLDMDVLDQAFAPGCPAIGPGGMDSQTLLDGICYLASHPKVCGMDIVELDPTIDFRDMTSRIAAHVILNFLVEKVKLINK, encoded by the coding sequence ATGTCGCTATCACATCTTAAAAAAGCAGGAGATGCAATTTTCATTGATTCAAAAGTAACAAAAGCAAATGAAATCATCTCTACATGGAATGGAATAGAAGCATCAAATTTCTCAATTATAGGTGTACCATTATCTAAAACTTCTATTAGTCATTCAGGTGCAAGCTTCGCACCTGCTTCAATTCGAAAAATGCTAAGTAGCTACAGTACTTATCATATTGAAGACCAAATTGATTTAAAAGACTACAAGGTAACTGATTTTGGAGATATTACGATGCATGTGACTGATTTTGAAGAGTCTAGAAATCGAATTAAATCGACAATTTCTGAATTGCTAGGTCAATACAAAGAAACGATGCCAATCATTTTAGGTGGGGATCATGGAATTAGTTTCCCAAGCATTTCAGCTTTTGCAAAAGAACGAGGAACAGTAGGAGTTATCCAATTTGATGCTCATCATGACTTAAGAAATACTGAAGATGGTGGACGTTCAAACGGTACTCCTTTCCGTAGCTTGATTGACGAAGGGATTCTAAAAGGTGAACACTTAGTTCAGATTGGAATTAGAAATTTCTCAAATAGTGCTCCATACACGGAATTCGGTGTTAATAACGGAGTAACAATCTACTCAATGCGCGATGTTCGCGAATTAGGAATCTCAAAAATTATTAAAGAGAGCATCAACCATTTAGTAGACAAAGTAGATGCAATATACATTAGTCTAGATATGGACGTATTAGACCAAGCCTTCGCTCCTGGTTGCCCAGCAATTGGACCTGGAGGAATGGACAGTCAAACTCTATTAGATGGCATCTGTTATCTTGCATCACATCCTAAAGTTTGTGGAATGGATATCGTTGAGCTAGACCCAACAATCGATTTCCGTGACATGACAAGCCGAATCGCAGCACATGTTATTTTAAACTTTCTTGTTGAGAAGGTTAAACTGATAAATAAGTAA
- the hutU gene encoding urocanate hydratase, producing the protein MEITKGSLKAPRGTELNTKGWIQEAALRMLLNNLDEEVAERPEDLVVYGGIGKAARNWESFDAIIESLKKLESDETLLVQSGKPVAVFKSHEDAPRVLLANSNLVPKWATWEHFRELDEKGLMMYGQMTAGSWIYIGTQGILQGTYETFGEAAKQHFGGSLKGTITITAGLGGMGGAQPLAVTMNGGVVIGIDVDETRIQRRIDTRYCDVLTHDLEEALQLASEAKNEGRALAIGLVGNAAEILPQLVERNFVPDLITDQTSAHDPLNGYLPIGMTMEEGKKLRIENPDEVIKRAKHSMAVHVEAILAMQQRGAIAFDYGNNIRQVALDEGVKNAFDFPGFVPAFIRPLFCEGKGPFRWVALSGDPEDIYKTDEVILREFADNEHLCNWIRMAREKVAFQGLPSRICWLGYGERAKFGKIINEMVKNGELKAPIVIGRDHLDCGSVASPNRETESMKDGSDAVADWPILNALINGVNGASWVSVHHGGGVGMGYSLHAGMVIVADGTDAAAKRIERVLTSDPGMGVVRHVDAGYDLAVETAKAKGVNIPMMK; encoded by the coding sequence ATGGAAATCACAAAAGGATCTTTAAAAGCGCCAAGAGGTACGGAATTAAACACTAAAGGTTGGATTCAAGAAGCAGCACTTCGTATGTTATTAAACAACTTAGACGAAGAAGTTGCAGAAAGACCAGAAGATTTAGTTGTATACGGTGGAATCGGTAAAGCAGCAAGAAACTGGGAAAGCTTTGATGCAATTATTGAATCATTAAAGAAATTAGAGAGCGATGAAACTTTATTAGTTCAATCAGGTAAACCAGTTGCAGTTTTTAAATCTCACGAAGATGCACCAAGAGTTTTATTAGCAAACTCAAACTTAGTTCCAAAATGGGCAACTTGGGAACACTTCCGTGAATTAGATGAAAAAGGATTAATGATGTACGGTCAAATGACTGCTGGTAGCTGGATTTACATCGGTACTCAAGGGATTTTACAAGGTACTTATGAAACATTTGGTGAAGCTGCTAAACAACATTTCGGTGGAAGCTTAAAAGGTACAATTACAATTACTGCGGGTCTTGGTGGTATGGGTGGAGCTCAACCTCTAGCTGTTACAATGAATGGTGGAGTTGTAATCGGTATTGATGTAGATGAAACTAGAATTCAACGTCGTATTGACACTAGATATTGTGATGTATTAACTCACGATTTAGAGGAAGCTTTACAACTTGCAAGTGAAGCTAAAAATGAAGGAAGAGCTTTAGCAATCGGTTTAGTAGGTAATGCTGCTGAAATTTTACCTCAATTAGTTGAACGTAATTTTGTACCAGATTTAATTACTGACCAAACTTCAGCACATGATCCATTAAATGGTTATTTACCGATCGGAATGACGATGGAAGAAGGAAAGAAACTTCGTATTGAAAATCCAGATGAAGTAATTAAACGTGCAAAACATAGTATGGCAGTTCATGTTGAAGCAATTTTAGCGATGCAACAACGTGGTGCAATCGCATTTGACTACGGTAATAATATTCGTCAAGTTGCTTTAGATGAAGGCGTTAAAAATGCATTTGACTTCCCTGGTTTCGTACCTGCATTTATTCGTCCATTATTCTGTGAAGGTAAAGGGCCTTTCCGTTGGGTAGCACTTTCTGGTGATCCAGAAGATATTTATAAAACAGATGAAGTCATTTTACGTGAATTTGCTGATAACGAGCATTTATGTAACTGGATCCGTATGGCTCGTGAAAAGGTTGCATTCCAAGGTTTACCATCACGTATTTGCTGGTTAGGCTACGGTGAACGTGCTAAATTCGGTAAAATTATTAACGAAATGGTTAAAAATGGCGAATTAAAAGCTCCAATCGTAATCGGGCGTGACCATTTAGATTGTGGATCAGTGGCATCTCCAAATCGTGAAACAGAAAGCATGAAAGATGGCAGTGATGCAGTAGCTGACTGGCCAATCTTAAATGCACTTATTAATGGTGTAAATGGTGCAAGTTGGGTAAGTGTACACCACGGTGGTGGAGTAGGCATGGGTTACTCTTTACATGCTGGTATGGTAATCGTTGCTGACGGTACTGATGCAGCGGCAAAACGTATCGAAAGAGTATTAACTTCAGATCCAGGAATGGGTGTAGTTCGTCACGTTGATGCAGGTTATGATTTAGCTGTTGAAACTGCGAAAGCAAAAGGCGTAAACATCCCAATGATGAAGTAG